One window of the Triticum dicoccoides isolate Atlit2015 ecotype Zavitan chromosome 3B, WEW_v2.0, whole genome shotgun sequence genome contains the following:
- the LOC119275018 gene encoding chlorophyllase-2-like, whose amino-acid sequence MASAGDVFDHGRHGTSLAKVEQATSCCATSRVDAQQSPPKPLLVAAPCDAGEYPVVLFLHGYLCNNYFYSQLLQHVASHGFIVIAPQLYTVSGPDTTGEINLAAAVIDWLAAGLSSTLAPGIRPNLTAVSISGHSRGGKVAFALGLGHAKTSLPLAALIAVDPVDGTGMGNQTPPPILVYKPNALRVPAPVMVIGTGLGELPRNALFPPCAPLGVSHAEFYDECSAPACHLVARDYGHTDMMDDVTTGAKGLATRALCKSGGARAPMRRFVAGAMVAFLKKWVEGKPEWLDAMREQTVVAPVVLSVVEFRDE is encoded by the exons ATGGCGTCGGCAGGCGACGTGTTCGACCATGGACGCCATGGCACCAGCCTTGCCAAAGTCGAGCAGGCCACGAGCTGCTGTGCGACCAGTCGCGTCGACGCGCAGCAGTCTCCTCCGAAGCCGCTGCTGGTGGCCGCCCCGTGCGACGCAGGGGAGTACCCGGTGGTGCTATTCTTGCACGGCTACCTCTGCAACAACTACTTCTACTCCCAGCTGCTCCAGCATGTCGCCTCCCATGGCTTCATCGTCATCGCTCCTCAG CTGTACACGGTGTCCGGACCCGACACCACCGGCGAGATAAACTTGGCGGCCGCCGTTATCGACTGGCTCGCCGCCGGCCTCTCTTCCACGCTCGCACCCGGTATTCGACCGAACCTAACTGCG gtgtccatctccggccacagccGCGGTGGCAAGGTGGCCTTCGCgctcgggctgggccacgccaagacCTCCCTGCCTCTCGCGGCACTCATCGCCGTCGACCCCGTGGACGGCACCGGCATGGGCAACCAGACGCCTCCGCCAATCCTGGTCTACAAGCCGAACGCGCTGCGGGTCCCGGCGCCGGTCATGGTCATCGGCACGGGCCTCGGCGAGCTGCCTCGCAACGCCCTGTTCCCGCCGTGCGCACCTCTGGGCGTGAGCCACGCGGAGTTCTACGACGAGTGCTCGGCGCCGGCGTGCCACCTCGTGGCGAGGGACTACGGGCACACCGACATGATGGACGACGTGACGACGGGCGCCAAGGGGCTGGCCACGCGCGCCCTCTGCAAGAGCGGCGGGGCCAGGGCGCCCATGAGGCGATTCGTCGCCGGCGCCATGGTGGCGTTCCTCAAGAAGTGGGTGGAGGGGAAGCCGGAGTGGTTGGATGCCATGAGGGAGCAAACTGTGGTCGCGCCTGTGGTGCTGTCCGTGGTGGAGTTCCGTGATGAATAG